Proteins encoded by one window of Rutidosis leptorrhynchoides isolate AG116_Rl617_1_P2 chromosome 7, CSIRO_AGI_Rlap_v1, whole genome shotgun sequence:
- the LOC139858630 gene encoding uncharacterized protein, whose product MCPCEESCSNQQFQKRKFSKLKCVPSGKKGLGLQLMEDIPKGRFVIEYVGEVLDIRSYEARQKEYASKGHKHFYFMTLNGNEVIDACAKGNLGRFINHSCEPNCCTEKGEEPTFDYNYVRVFGAVAKNCVCGSSKCRGVISVDPLNDETVVLGDSDDEYPEHVTLYDNTSNKLDPIISGTQTSERTSLVSDLPDVDEKNEDVTTTTDSIEMEVSTERSSLESKIEFREEILAHDVSFEGDNVNNEISSRDALNDSVVEGDLKQSMKKPKSNTNCNKCTVLKSKSRSKLPSLSSALKKGKLKSTQPEIDRKPLVEPQKPKRLVVDNLTGRFGAGCFKGVSDTSMFNCL is encoded by the exons ATGTGCCCGTGTGAAGAGTCTTGTTCCAATCAACAG TTTCAAAAACGCAAGTTTTCAAAACTGAAATGTGTTCCATCTGGAAAGAAAGGGCTTGGACTTCAGTTGATGGAGGATATCCCCAAAGGGAGGTTCGTTATTGAATATGTGGGAGAG GTTCTTGATATACGTTCTTATGAAGCTCGACAAAAAGAATATGCTTCTAAGGGTCATAAACATTTCTATTTCATGACGTTGAATGGCAATGAG GTAATAGATGCTTGTGCAAAAGGAAATTTGGGTCGTTTTATAAATCACAGCTGCGAGCCAAATTGTTGCACTGAAAAG GGAGAAGAACCGACATTCGATTACAACTACGTAAGAGTTTTTGGGGCTGTTGCCAAGAATTGTGTATGTGGCTCATCTAAGTGTCGGGGAGTTATCAGTGTTGATCCACTAAATGACGAAACAGTTGTTTTAGGTGATTCCGATGATGAATATCCAGAACATGTTACGTTGTATGATAACACGAGCAATAAACTGGATCCTATAATATCTGGAACACAAACATCAGAAAGAACATCATTGGTTTCTGACTTGCCTGATGTCGATGAGAAAAATGAAGATGTTACGACTACTACCGATTCTATAGAAATGGAAGTTTCTACCGAAAGGTCTTCATTAGAAAGTAAAATAGAGTTTAGGGAGGAAATATTGGCACACGATGTTTCTTTTGAAGGGGACAACGTAAATAATGAAATTTCCTCTCGAGATGCATTAAATGACTCTGTGGTAGAAGGAGATTTGAAACAGTCAATGAAGAAACCAAAATCTAACACAAATTGTAACAAGTGCACAGTTTTAAAGTCGAAATCCCGCTCAAAATTGCCGTCTCTTTCATCGGCACTGAAGAAAGGGAAATTGAAAAGTACACAACCAGAGATCGATAGGAAGCCACTTGTAGAGCCTCAAAAACCGAAAAGGCTAGTGGTAGATAACTTAACTGGTCGATTTGGAGCAG GATGCTTCAAAGGGGTATCTGACACTTCTATGTTCAACTGCTTATAG